The Streptomyces tendae DNA segment CCGGCGTGAACGGGCCCCGGACCGCGCCCGCCGCCGGGGACAGACCCGTTCCGCATCGCTTGCCTCCGGGGGGATTCCGGCTCCCCATCGGGCATGACCACCTGCGGTAGCACCGCGATGGCGTGACCGGGTCCCGATCAGCCCGCCGTGACCGTCTCCCGCACCGTGCCGTCCGGCCCGGCCACCAGCACCGGCGTGTCCGCCCCGCCCAGGTCCCGTACGGCCGCGCGGTCCTCGGCGGAGGCCGACTCCGCCTCCGTCACCACCGCCGCCGCCTCCAGCGAGGTCGCGCCGGACGCCACCGCCATCGCCACCGCCGTGCGCAGCGCGCTGAGCTGGAGCGAGTCCAGGGCGACCGTACCGGCGACGTACGTGCGGCCGGTCTCGTCACGTACGGCCGCGCCCTCGGGCACGCCGTTGCGGGCGCGGACGGAGCGGGCCAGGGTGACGATCTTGCGGTCCTCGGGGTCGAGGTCGGGAGTCTCGGTCATGATCCGAGCATAAGGGGGCGCTACGGGCGGTCGAGGCGCAGGCGGGCGGCTCGGGGGAGGCCCGCCACAACCAGGTCGTAGGAGTCCTCCACCAGCTCCCTGACCAGGCGGTCCGGGAGCTCGCCGGGGGGTCCGCCGGACACCGTCACCGTGTTCCAGTGCCGTTTGTTCATGTGCCAGCCCGGGACGATCAGGTCCGGGTGCTCGGCGCGCAGCCGGATCGCGTCCTGCGGGTCGCACTTGAGGTTGACCTTCAGCGGGCGCGCGCCCAGGTCCGTCAGGGCGAACATCTTTCCCAGCACCTTGAAGACCGAGGTCTCCGGGTTGAAGGGGAATTCCTCCACCGCCGCGTTGAAGGACAGGCAGAGCGTGCGCAGCCGCGCCGGGGTCACTCCTCCCCCGCCTCCTCGCCGGCCGGGGGCTTCGCCGGGCCCACCGGCTCCACCAGCACCGTCACGATCTTGTTGCGGCGGCCGGCGGAGGACTCCGCGGTGAGCCGCAGCTCCCGCCCGTCCGGCAGCTCCATGACGGCCGAGGCGTCCGCGATCGGCACCCTGCCCAGGCGCTTGGCGAGCAGGCCGCCGACGGTCTCGACGTCCTCGTCGTCGAACTCCTCCAGCCCGTACAGCTCACCCAGGTCGGTGATGTCGAGGCGGGCGGTGACCCGGTAACGGTCCTCGCCCAGCTCCTCGACGGGGGGCAGTTCGCGGTCGTACTCGTCGGTGATCTCGCCGACGATCTCCTCGAGGATGTCCTCAATGGTGACGATGCCCGCCGTGCCGCCGTACTCGTCGACCGCGACGGCGACGTGGTTGCGTTCCTTCTGCATCTCGCGCAGCAGGTCGCCGGCGTTCTTCGTGTCGGGCACGAAGAAGGCCGGGCGCATCGCCGTGGAGACGAGTTCGTTCTCCGCGTCCCGGCTGATGTGCGTCTTGCGGGCCAGGTCCTTGAGGTAGACGATCCCGACGATGTCGTCCTCGCTCTCGCCGGTCACCGGGATGCGGGAGAAACCCGAGCGCAGGGCGAGGGTGAGGGCCTGGCGGATGGTCTTGTACCGCTCGATGACCACCAGGTCGGTGCGCGGCACCATCACCTCGCGCACCAGGGTGTCGCCCAGCTCGAAGACGGAGTGCACCATGCGGCGCTCCTCGTCCTCGATCAGCGACTCCGCCTCGGCGAGGTCCACCAGCGCGCGCAGCTCCGCCTCGGAGGCGAACGGGCCGTGCCGGAAGCCCTTGCCGGGCGTGAGGGCGTTGCCGATGAGGATCAGCAGCGAGGGGATGGGGCCCATGATCCGCGCCAGCGGCACCAGCACGTATGCGGCGGCCGTGCCGGTGCTCAGCGGGTGCTGCCGGCCGATGGTGCGCGGGGAGACCCCGACGGCGACGTAGGAGACGAGCACCATGATGGCGATGGCGATCAGCAGCGCCTCGGCCGTCCCGTCGAACTCGCGCACGCTGCCGTAGGTGATCAGCGAGGCGGCGGACATCTCACAGATGATGCGGACCAGCAGCGCCACGTTGAGGTAGCGGGTGGGGTCCGCGGCGATCTGGGCGAGTTTGGCGCTGCCCCGGCGGCCGGAGCGTACGGCTTCCTCGGCGCGGAAGCTGGAGACGCGCGCGATGCCGGCCTCCGCGCAGGCGGCGAGCCAGGCGACGACGACCAGCGCGAGGGCCCCCAGGACGAGTTGCGCGCTCATGACACGGTCGGGGCCGGAGACGGGCCGGTGAGGCCCTTCTCCGCGCGCCAGCCGTCCACGATGGCCGCCTGAAGGCCGAACATCTCGGCCTTCTCGTCCGGTTCCTCGTGGTCGTAGCCGAGCAGGTGCAGCACACCGTGGACGGTGAGCAGCTGCAGCTCCTCGTCCATGGTGTGCCGCGTCGGTGCTTCCTCGCCCTGCTTGGCGGCGACCTCGGGGCAGAGCACGATGTCGCCGAGCAGCCCCTGCGGCGGCTCGTCGTCGTCCTTCGACGGGGGCCGCAGCTCGTCCATGGGGAACGACATGACGTCCGTGGGCCCGGGCAGGTCCATCCACTGGATGTGCAGCTGCTCCATGGCGCCGGCGTCCACCACGATCACCGAGAGCTCGGAGAGCGGGTGGATCCGCATCCGCGCGAGGGCGTAGCGGGCGATGTCGAGGATCGCCTGCTCGTCGACCTCGGTTCCGGACTCGTTGTTGACGTCGATCGACATCTGGTGCTCGGTCTACTTCCCCTTGTGCCCGGACCGGCCGCGGCCGCCCTTGTGGGTGCCGTTCTCGGTGCCGTGCGTGCTGTCGTACTTCTCGTACGCGTCGACGATACGGCCCACCAGCTTGTGCCGGACGACATCCTGCGACGACAGCCGGGAGAAGTGGACGTCGTCCAGGCCCTCCAGGATGTCCTGCACCTGCCGCAGACCGGACTTGGTGCCGTCGGGCAGGTCCACCTGGGTCACGTCACCCGTGATCACGATCTTCGAGTCGAAGCCGAGGCGGGTGAGGAACATCTTCATCTGTTCGGGGCTCGTGTTCTGGGCCTCGTCCAGGATGATGAACGCGTCGTTGAGCGTGCGGCCGCGCATGTACGCCAGCGGCGCGACCTCGATGGTGCCCGCGGCCATCAGGCGGGGGATCGAGTCGGGGTCGAGCATGTCGTGCAGCGCGTCGTACAGCGGGCGCAGGTACGGGTCGATCTTCTCGTACAGCGTGCCCGGCAGGAAGCCCAGCCGCTCGCCCGCCTCGACCGCCGGCCGGGTCAGGATGATGCGGTTGACCTGCTTGGACTGCAGGGCCTGCACGGCCTTGGCCATGGCCAGATAGGTCTTGCCGGTGCCCGCGGGTCCGATGCCGAAGACGATGGTGTGCTTGTCGATCGCGTCCACGTAACGCTTCTGGTTGAGCGTCTTGGGGCGGATCGTGCGACCGCGCGAGGACAGGATGTTCTGCGTGAGCACCTGGGCCGGGGTCTCCTGGCCGTCGCTCTCCCCGCTTTCGCTCGCCTTGAGCATGGCGATCGAGCGTTCCACTGCGTCCTCCGTCATCGGCTGACCGGTGCGGAGCACCAGCATCATCTCGTCGAACACGCGCGAGACGAGGGCGACCTCCGTGGCGTCGCCGACCGCGCTGATCTCGTTGCCCCGGACGTGGATGTCGGCCCCCGGGAAGGCCTTCTCGATCACACGCAGGAGGGAGTCGCCGGATCCCAGCACGGTCACCATGGGGTGCTGGGCGGGAACGGTGAACTGCACTCTCGCCTCCCCCTGCGCGGGGGTGTGAGCTGTGGGTGTCTGAGTCATGGGCCGGCTCTGAGGCCTGCGGTTCCTCCTCGTCACGGCCGCGCAGCTGTGGGCGGCCTCGCGACTCCCAGGGTACGACGCGGGGGTGACAAGCCCGTAGACCTTTTATCCGACCGGGCGATCGACCCCGTTCGCACTCTTCCCCGAGGACGCCGTCTCAGGCCGACCGGCGGAACCCGATCGTCGGCACCGCCCGCCGCAGCGGCCAGGGTCGCACCGCCTCCTCCGGGACCAGCCCGGCCAGGAAGCCGTAGCGCCGCAGCGCGGAGGGGTCCTGGCCCTCGACCGACTGCACCCTGCGCCACCACCCGGCGATCTCCGCCCAGCCAGGCGCGGACAGCGAGCCGCCGAACTCCTGGACGGACAGCGCGGCCGTCAGTCCCGCGAAGGCCAGCCGGTCGGCCAGCGGCCAGCCCGCCAGCGTGCCGGTGACGAAGCCGGCGACGAACACGTCCCCCGCGCCCGTCGGGTCCAGCGCCTCCACCTCGATGGCCGGCACCGACGCGGTCTCCCCCGTCCGCCGGTCCACCGCGTACGCGCCCTCCGCGCCCAGCGTGACCACGGCGACCGGGACGTGCTCGGTGAGAGCGTGGGCGGCGGCGTGCGGGGTGGCGGTGCCGGTGTAGCGCATGGCCTCCTCGGCGTTCGGCAGGAACGCCTCGCAGTACCTGAGGTCGTCCAGGCCCGCCAGGTCCCACGCCCCCGTGTCGTCCCAGCCGACGTCGCCGAAGATGCGGGTGCCCTTGCGGGCGGCCTGCGCGATCCAGGGGGCGCTGCGGCCGGGGGTGAGGGAGCGACGGCGGCCCGTGCGCGGGCGGGCAGTCGGGGCGGGCTCCTCGGGGGGCGGTTCGTGGCCGTGCGAGACCATCGTGCGCTCGCCCTCGTACGCCATGGAGACGGTGACCGGGGAGTGCCAGCCGGGGACCGTGCGGGACGGGGAGAGGTCGATACCCTCGCCCTGCTCCAGCGCGTCCCAGCAGTACTCGCCGTAGTGGTCGTCGCCGAAGGCGGCCGCGAGGGAGGTGCGCAGGCCGAGCCGGGCCAGGGCGGTGGCCATGTTGGCCACGCCGCCCGGGCTCGACCCCATGCCGCGCGCCCAGGACTCGGTCCCGCGCACGGGGGCGGAGCCGAGCCCGGTGAAGACGATGTCCAGGAAGACGGTGCCGGTGAGGTAGACGTCCCAGGCGGGCCCGTCCGGGCCGCGCAGGGCGGCGAGGGGGTCGACGTGGGGCGGGCAGGGTCCCGCGGCCGGTGCCTGCCCGGCTCTCTTGCCGGTCCTCTTCCCGTTCCTCTTCCCGGTGGACGCCATCACGGTGCGCTCCCTGACGTGGTGCGGTTTCAGCCAGTGTGCACCACACCGCCGACAGGCCGGCCGCCGTCACGCCGGGACGCCCCGGGGACCGTGCCGTCCGCCGTCGCCGGGGCCGGCTCCGGGACCCGTCACCAGCGGGGCACGGTGGGCCGGGTCCAGCCCGGTTCGGCGGTCCGCATGGCCGCCGCGTCGTCGCGGTCGCGCAGCGCGCCGTCGTCGTCCAGCCACCGCCGGTGCAGGGAGGCCAGCCGGTCCCGGTCGAGTTCGACGCCGAGGCCGGGCGCGTCCGGGACCCGTACGGTGCCGCCCTCGAAGGTGAGCCGCTCGGTGAGGACGTCCTCGGACTGCCAGGGGTAGTGGGAGTCGCACGCGTGGTGCAGGTTGGGCACGGTGGCCGCCACGTGGGTCATGGCGGCGAGGCTGATGCCCAGGTGCGTGTTGGAGTGCATGGAGACGCCCACGCCGAAGGTGCGGCAGATCGCCGCGAGGTGCTGGGTGTTGCGCAGGCCGCCCCAGTAGTGGTGGTCGGAGAGGACCACCTGGACGGCGTCCCGGGTGAACGCCTCCTTGATCTCGGCGAACGTCGTCACGCACATGTTGGTGGCGAGCGGCACTCCGGTCCGGGCGGCCACCTCGGCCATGGCGGGTGTACCGAGGGTGGGGTCCTCCAGGTACTCCAGGACGTCCCCGAGTTCCTCGGCGACCTTGAGCGAGGTCTCCACGGACCAGGCGCCGTTGGGGTCGAGACGCAGCGGGTGCCCGGGGAACGCGGCGGCGAGCGCGCGGACGGCGGCGATCTCCTCGTCCGGCGGGAAGACGCCGCCCTTCAGCTTGAACGACGTGAAGCCGTACACCTCCTTGAACCGGCGTGCCTGCTCGACGACGCCCGCCGGGTCCACGGCGGCGCCCCAGTCGTCCTTCTCCGCCGGCACGCCCTCGGGGTGGTCGGCCCACTTGTAGAACAGGTACGCGCTGTACTCGACGGCGTCGCGCACCTTGCCGCCGAGCAGGGCGTGCACGGGCAGGCCGAGGCTCTTGCCGAGGGCGTCGAGGCAGGCGACCTCCAGGGCGGAGAGCACGGACAGCCGCAGCTTGTCGGCGGTCTGCACGCCGCGCAGTCCGCCGACGTCGACCTGGCCGGAGACCCGGGCGGCATCGACGGCTATGTCGTCGGCCTCGGCGAACAGCCGGTTCAGGTCGCCGGCCGGGTGTCCGACGAGCTTGTCGGCGAGCGGCCGGGCCAGTTCCAGGTACTTGGTGTCGCCGTAGGTCTCGCCGAGGCCGGTGGTCCCGCCCGCGGTCACCACCTCCACGATCAGCCGGGGGGTGTACGGCTGGTGCACGCCCTGGGTGTTGAGCAGGGGCGGGTCGGCGACCAGCACCGGGGTGAGGCGGACCTCGGTGACGGTCAGGTCGTCCCGGGAGGTGGGTGGGGTCACAGGGCGGCTCCTACGAGGTGGGTCCGGCGTCGTGCGGGGTCCTGAGGTCATCTCCCTACGTAGACGGCGTCCACGTATGAGAACGAAGGTTAGAGGGGTGAATCAGGGGCGTCAATGGGGCGGCCGACCGTCGGGCAGCGGTCGCGCAGCGCCCGCCGGAGCGCGAAAAGCGCGCTGATACCCAGACCCCCGAACACCCAAACAGAAGAGTGGCCTAGATCACATCAACCTCGCTGCCGTTGCGCCGCTCCCGCTTGATACAAATTGCCCGCGCGTTCTCGTCCGTCGACGGTCGTCGCCCCCCATCTCCTTTTTCGCACCGTCCCTTTCGCACGCCCTGGGAACGCCCGTGTTCGCCCCTCGCACCACCCCCTGGCCCCTCGTCGCCCTTTTCACGGCCGGGTACCTCGCGCCGTATCTGCTGCCCACCACGGTCGGCCGGCTGGAACGCGGCCTCGCGCTGTCGGCCACCCAGGCGGGGGCCGTCGGCAGTCTGCTGCTGCTCAGCTCCGCCACGGCCGGGTTCCTGCTGGCCTCGCACGTCGAGCGGACCGGGCCGCGGACCCTGGCCCGCCTCGGGCTGCTCCTCGCCGTCGTCGGCTACGGCGGGGCCGCCCTGACCACCGCCGTCCCCGCCGTGGTCGCCGGTGCCGTGATCGGCGGCTTCGGCTCGGGCACGGCCACCACGGTCGCCGCCACCCGGATCGCCGCCGAGAAGGACCCACACCGGGCCTCCACCCTGGGACTGCTCAGCGTGTCCGCGCTGGCGGGCGCGGTCTACCTGACGGTGCCGCACCTGCCCGGGCACGGGCTGACCCTCGCCGCCATCGCCCTCACCGCGCTCGCGGTGTGGCCGCTGACCTCCCGGCTGCCCGGCGGCACGACCGTCCCGCTCCCGGCGGAGCCGGACACCGACGCCTACGGCACCGGCACCGACCGCCTGCCGCACCGGCGTTCGGGCATGGTGCTGGCCGGGGCGATGCTGCTGTGGTCCATGGCGCAGAACGCGCTGTGGGGTGTCAGCGGACGCATCGGCGTCGACCAGGCGCACCTGTCCGAACCGACCGTGGGCGTGGTCTTCGCGCTGGCCCTGGGCGCGGGCCTGCTGGGTGTGCTGGGCGCGGGCGCGCTCGGCTCACGGCTCGGGCGCGCGCTGCCCATCGGCGGCGGCACGGTCGTCATCGCCGGCTGCATCGCGCTGAGCGCCTCGGCCGACGGGCTGGGGAGCTTCGCCTCCGGTGAGATCGCCTGGAACACGTTCTATCCGGTGGTGCTGTCGTACCTGATCGGGCTGGCCGCCTCGCTGGACCCGAAGGGCCGCTGGGCGGTGCTGGTCGGCTCCGCGTCCGCCCTCGGCACGGCGGCCGGACCGATCACCGGCAGCGTGCTGTCCGCGCTGGCCGGCTTCCCGGTGATGGGCGCGGTGCTCGCGGCGGGTCTGCTGCTGGTCGCGGTGCCGATGACCGGCGTCGCCCTGCACACCGGCGGGCGTCCGCTGCTGCCGGGTGCGGTGCGGCGGCGTGGCGGTCACGCGGCGGCACTGCTCGCGGCCACCACGGGTACGCCCACGGGGCCGGTACCGGAGGTCGGGGCGCCGGAGCAGCCGGTGGTCGAGATTCCCCTCGACGGAACGCCTGCGGCGGCGCGGGGCGCCTACGACACGGCGGCGGCCACGCGGGGGCCGGGCGGGGTGTGAGCTCCCGTGGACCGCGCCCGCCTGCCCTCCCCGAGGACGGTGGGCCCGCGTCCGGCTGCGGGGGCCGCCGCGCCCACCCGTGCCGCCCGGGGCACCTCCCACGCCCGAGGCACTGGACGAGGCACGACTGCCCGCGGCTCCGACGGGGTCACCGGCGTTTGGGCAGAGCGACGCGTTGGAGGTCTCGGGCCACGGTCAGGTCGGCGTCGTAGCCCGTGGCGCGGGCCTGGCGTTCGAACTCGTCCGGGTCCGCGTAGCGCTGGCTGAAGTGCGTGAGCACCAGATGCCGTACGCCCGCGTCGCGGGCCACGCGGGCCGCCTGGCCGGCGGTCAGGTGGCCGAACTCCACGGCGAGTTCCTCGTCCTCGTCGAGGAACGTCGACTCGATGACCAGCATGTCGCAGCCCTCGGCGAGCGCGTACACCCCGTCGCACAGCCGGGTGTCCATGACGAACGCGAACCGCTGCCCGCGCCGCACCTCGCTGACGTCCTCCAGGGCGACCCCGTCCAGGGAGCCCTCGCGCTGGAGGCGGCCGACGTCCGGTCCCTCGATGCCGTACGCGGCGAGCCGGTCGGGCAGCATCCGGCGGCCGTCCGGTTCGACGAGCCGGTAGCCGTACGCCTCGACGGGATGGGAGAGCCGGCGCGCCTCCAGCGTGTAGCCGAGGGTGCGGGCGAGCGGGCCGTCGGTGTCGACGGGGTCCTCGGCGAGGTCGACGGTCTCGCGGTAGGCGGTCGCGTACCGCAGCCGGTCGAAGAACCGCTGCCCGGAGCGCGGGTAGTGCGCGGTGACCGGGTGCGGCACCTTGTCGAGGTTGATCCGCTGGATCACCCCGGCGAGCCCCAGGGAGTGGTCGCCGTGGAAGTGGGTGACGCAGATCCGGTTCACGTCATGGGCGGCGATCCCGGCGCGCAGCATCTGGCGCTGGGTGCCCTCGCCGGGGTCGAACAGGATGCCCTCGCCGTCCCAGCGCAGCAGGTAGCCGTTGTGGTTGCGGTGCCGGGTGGGGACCTGGCTGGCGGTGCCGAGCACCACCAGTTCACGGACGGACACGGCTTATCCGGGGGGCCATTCGAGACCGCGCCCGCCCAGGACGTGGGCGTGCGCGTGCCACACGGTCTGGCCGGCGCCGCTGCCGGTGTTGAAGACGATGCGGTAGCTCTCCAGCTTCTCGTCGTCCGCGACGGCCTGCGTCTCGCGCAGCACGTCCGCGGCGAGCTCGGGCGCCGCGGCGGCGAGCGCCGCGGCGTCCCGGTGGTGCGCCTTCGGGATCACCAGGACATGGGTGGGCGCCTGGGGGTTGATGTCACGGAACGCGACGGTCGTGTCCGTCTCGCGCACGATCGTCGCCGGGATGCTGCCCGCGACGATCTTGCAGAACAGACAGTCGTCCTGAGGTTCCCCAGCCATACGCCCTCCTCGACCCGACGATCACTACAGGGGCATGCTACCGATCCGGCCCCGGGCCGTCGTGCCGCACGGGTGCGGTCACGACAGCTCCGGCGCCACCTTCGCGGGCGTCTCCTCCAGCGCCTCCAGCGCCAGCCGCACCGCCTCGTCCAGCTGGACGTCCCGCCCGGCGGCGTAATCCTGCGGCCGCTGGACGACCTCTACGTCCGGGTCGACGCCGTGGTTCTCCACGTCCCAGCCGTACCCCTCCAGCCAGAAGGCGTACTTGGGCTGGGTGACCAGCGTGCCGTCGACCAGCCGGTAGCGGCTGTCGATGCCGATGACGCCGCCCCAGGTGCGGGTGCCGACGACAGGGCCGATGCCGAGTGCCTTGATCGCCGCGTTGACGATGTCCCCGTCGGAGCCGGAGAACTCGTTGGCGACGGCGACGACCGGCCCCCGGGGCGCGTCGCGCGGGTAGCTCTCCGCGCGCATCCCGCGCGGCAGGTCCCAGCCGACGATCCGCCGGGCCAGCTTCTCCACCACGAGCTGCGAGGTGTGGCCGCCGCGGTTCTCCCGCACGTCCACGACCAGACCCTCGCGCAGCACCTCCACCCGCAGGTCGCGGTGGATCTGCGCCCACCCGGGCGCCTGCATGTCGGGGACGTGGATGTAGCCGAGCCGGCCGCCGGACTTCTCCAGCACGTAGGCCCGCCGGTCGGCGACCCAGGCGTGGTAGCGCAGCGGCTCCTCGTCGGCGAGCGGGACGACGACCGCGTGCCGGGGCTCTCCCCCGCCGGCCGGTGACACGGTCAGTTCGACGGGCTTGCCGGCCGTGCCGACCAGCAGCGGCGCCGGTCCGGTCACCGGGTCGACCGGCTGTCCGGCGACGGCGACGATCGCGTCCCCCGGCCGGATCGCCACGCCGGGCGCGGCGAGCGGAGAGCGGGCCTCCGGGTCGGAGGTCTCGGCGGGCAGGACGCGGTCCACCCGCCAGCTGCCGTCCTCGTGCCGGGAGACGTCCGCGCCGAGCAGTCCCTGCCGGGCGCCGCCGCCGAAGCCGCCGCGCGGGGTGATGTAGGCGTGCGAGGTGCCGAGTTCGCCGTGCACCTCCCACAGGAGGTCCACCAGGTCGTCGTGGGTGGCCAGCCGGCCGAGCACGGGACGGTAGCGGTCCAGGACCCCGTCCCAGTCGACACCGCTCATGTCGGGACGCCAGAAGTTGTCCCGCATGATGCGGCCGTTCTCGTCGAACATCTGCCGCCACTCGGCGGCCGGGTCGACGAACTGGCGGACCCGGGCGAGGTCCACGGTGATGTTGGTGTCGCTGTCCTCGTCGCCGGAGGCACGCCGGTCGCTGGGTACGACCTTCAGCCGTCCGTCGGTCCACAGCAGCACCCGCTTGCCGTCCCCGCTGACCTCGAAGTGGTCGGCGTCGACGGCGAGATGCTCGATGCGCTGCTGGGCGAGGTCGTAGCGCTCCAGGTCGGTCTTGGGGTCCGGGTCGTCGGGCGTGGCCCGGGACGCGCCGAGCACGCCGCGCACCGGGTGCCGCAGCCACAGCACGCCGTCCTTGGCGGCGCGCAGGTTGCTGTAGCGGGAGGCCTCGACCGGGAAGGGCACGATGCGGTCGGCCAGCCCGTCGAGGTCGATGCGCGTGGTGGGCGTGCCCTCGCTGTCGGGGGTCTCGTCCCGGTCCGGGGTCTCGAACGGCCGGCCGTGCCGCTGCGGCCCGAACGGCGACGGGGTGGTCGCCGCCAGCGCGATCAGGTACGGCCGTACGCCCTCGACGAAGGCCAGGTCGAAGACGTGCTCGTCGTAGACCGGGTCGAAGGAGCGTGTGGACAGGAACGCGAGGTGCTTGCCGTCGAGGGTGAAGGCGGGCGCGTAGTCCTGGAAGCGCAGCGGGGTCGCCTCGGTGACCGACAGGTCGGTGGTGTTGGCGAGCTTGATCTGGCTGAGCGGACGCGGGCCGGGGTGGGACCAGGCGAGCCAGGTGGAGTCGGGCGAGAACACCAGCCCGGAGACGTCGCCGTCCTCGCTGCGGTCCACCTCGCGGACCTCGCCGGTCTCCCGCTCGACGAACAGGACCCGGCCGTCGTGCGAGGCGATCGCGGCGCGGCTGCCGTCGGGTGCCATCGCCAGCTCCACGACCCTGCCGAGCTGTCCTGCCGCCAGGCGGCGCGGGGTGGCGCCGGGGGCCGGTCCGGTGGCGGGGGCGAACTCCAGGGCGTCGTCGCCCTCGGCGTCCGTCACCCACACCACCCATTCCTCGCCGTCCGCGCGGAAGGTGCGCGGCCGGCGGGCCCGTACGCCCGGGGTCGCGGCGAGCGCGCGGGCGGGGCCGGAGCGGTGGGTGACCCAGTGGACGGTGCCACGCACGCAGACGGCGCTGCCGCGCGCGGTGTGGTCGGGGGACGCGGAGCCGAACCAGCGGGCCGCGTTCACCGGGAACGGCTGGAGGTCGACGCGCTGCCCGCCGAGCCGGACGTCGAGGCGGCGCGGCTCGGCCCCGTCGAGGTCGTCGAGGATCCACAGCTCGCCGGCGCCGGACCAGACGACCCGGCTGCCGTCGGTGGCCGCGTGACGGGCGTAGAAACCGTCCAGCGGGGTGTGACGGCGCAGGTCGGAGCCGTCGGCGAGGGAGGAGTACAGCGCGCCCGTGCCCTCGTGGTCGGAGAGGAACGCGATCTTCTCCCCCACCCACAGCGGGTACTCGATGTTCCCGTCGAGATCCTCGTGCAGCCGGACGAACTCGCCGTCGCCGTCGCGGTCGATCCACAGCTTGCCGGCGGTGCCGCCCCGGTAGCGCTTCCAACTGGCCGCCTCACGGCCCATCGTGGCGGAGAGCAGCACGGTGTGCGGACCCGCCGCGACATCACCGACCGGCCCGTACGGCAGGGTCTCGGCGGGGCCGCCGTCGAGCGGCACGGCGCGCGCCCAGGTACGGCGCACGCCGGCCTGGCCGTACGTGCTCAGCGCGAGGACGCGGCCGTCGGCGGTCCAGCCGCGGACCTGGGTCTTCAGACTGCCCCAGTGGGTCAGCCGCCGGGCGGGGCCGCCGTCGACGGGGGCGATGTGCACCTCGGGCGCGCCGTCGCGGGTGGAGGTCCAGGCGACGGTGGTGCCGTCCGGGGAGATCCGTGGATGGTTCACCGGCACGTTGTCCGCGCTGACCCGCCAGGCGCGGCCGCCGTCGAGCGGGGCGAGCCACACGTCGTCCTCGGCGGTGAAGGCGACCAACTCGCCGTGCGGATGCGGGAACCGGAGGTATGCGGTGGATGCGACCGATGCAGGCTGTGTCACCTGATCACCCTATGGGGGCCGCGCCCGGTCGGGCCAGGGGTTCGGATCACTTGCCCTCGACGGGGCGACAGGAGGGGTACTGGTCGCACCACACCGTCGTCGTGACGGTCACGGTGACGGTGGGCTCGGGGCCGCGCTGCGTGGGATCGCCCACCCGGGGCGGGTTCTTGGAGTCGCAGTCGCCCAGTCCCTGGACGTGGAACACCTGCCGGCCGTCCACCTTGGCGGTGAGGTCCCCGCGCACACAGGCGCCGTTGACGGCGTGGGTGACCCTGCCGGTGACGGTG contains these protein-coding regions:
- a CDS encoding ribonuclease Z, which translates into the protein MSVRELVVLGTASQVPTRHRNHNGYLLRWDGEGILFDPGEGTQRQMLRAGIAAHDVNRICVTHFHGDHSLGLAGVIQRINLDKVPHPVTAHYPRSGQRFFDRLRYATAYRETVDLAEDPVDTDGPLARTLGYTLEARRLSHPVEAYGYRLVEPDGRRMLPDRLAAYGIEGPDVGRLQREGSLDGVALEDVSEVRRGQRFAFVMDTRLCDGVYALAEGCDMLVIESTFLDEDEELAVEFGHLTAGQAARVARDAGVRHLVLTHFSQRYADPDEFERQARATGYDADLTVARDLQRVALPKRR
- a CDS encoding histidine triad nucleotide-binding protein; translation: MAGEPQDDCLFCKIVAGSIPATIVRETDTTVAFRDINPQAPTHVLVIPKAHHRDAAALAAAAPELAADVLRETQAVADDEKLESYRIVFNTGSGAGQTVWHAHAHVLGGRGLEWPPG
- a CDS encoding S41 family peptidase; protein product: MTQPASVASTAYLRFPHPHGELVAFTAEDDVWLAPLDGGRAWRVSADNVPVNHPRISPDGTTVAWTSTRDGAPEVHIAPVDGGPARRLTHWGSLKTQVRGWTADGRVLALSTYGQAGVRRTWARAVPLDGGPAETLPYGPVGDVAAGPHTVLLSATMGREAASWKRYRGGTAGKLWIDRDGDGEFVRLHEDLDGNIEYPLWVGEKIAFLSDHEGTGALYSSLADGSDLRRHTPLDGFYARHAATDGSRVVWSGAGELWILDDLDGAEPRRLDVRLGGQRVDLQPFPVNAARWFGSASPDHTARGSAVCVRGTVHWVTHRSGPARALAATPGVRARRPRTFRADGEEWVVWVTDAEGDDALEFAPATGPAPGATPRRLAAGQLGRVVELAMAPDGSRAAIASHDGRVLFVERETGEVREVDRSEDGDVSGLVFSPDSTWLAWSHPGPRPLSQIKLANTTDLSVTEATPLRFQDYAPAFTLDGKHLAFLSTRSFDPVYDEHVFDLAFVEGVRPYLIALAATTPSPFGPQRHGRPFETPDRDETPDSEGTPTTRIDLDGLADRIVPFPVEASRYSNLRAAKDGVLWLRHPVRGVLGASRATPDDPDPKTDLERYDLAQQRIEHLAVDADHFEVSGDGKRVLLWTDGRLKVVPSDRRASGDEDSDTNITVDLARVRQFVDPAAEWRQMFDENGRIMRDNFWRPDMSGVDWDGVLDRYRPVLGRLATHDDLVDLLWEVHGELGTSHAYITPRGGFGGGARQGLLGADVSRHEDGSWRVDRVLPAETSDPEARSPLAAPGVAIRPGDAIVAVAGQPVDPVTGPAPLLVGTAGKPVELTVSPAGGGEPRHAVVVPLADEEPLRYHAWVADRRAYVLEKSGGRLGYIHVPDMQAPGWAQIHRDLRVEVLREGLVVDVRENRGGHTSQLVVEKLARRIVGWDLPRGMRAESYPRDAPRGPVVAVANEFSGSDGDIVNAAIKALGIGPVVGTRTWGGVIGIDSRYRLVDGTLVTQPKYAFWLEGYGWDVENHGVDPDVEVVQRPQDYAAGRDVQLDEAVRLALEALEETPAKVAPELS